A single window of Sneathiella limimaris DNA harbors:
- a CDS encoding DNA polymerase Y family protein — protein sequence MEHRYRQQQGLKQESPRFKNASMGGDRIGELVRKEEAFALVTHGVRGTRIVATNLAAEQQGVTSAQSLADARALCPKLITEEATPELDAAALERLTLWLLRYSPMVRCQTPDGLAIDITGCAHLFGGEKSMLTEILDRLRGFGLTVRGAIADTAGGAWAVARFGEKASHVIPAGQLRHALNDLSVAALNLPVDDVERLEQLGLRKISQLTEIPAASLTTRFGGALVSRLQQVLGEEADVFDPLVPPPVYQVEQSLMEPVVHLDGVQVCLERLSADLQGVLKAENKGARYFELRLFRIDGHVDRLGAGSRRLCDDAAYMQLLFTETLTRLQTDVDLGFGFDFVSLAAFGVEPMVDEQASWGVSEGSHEQSREMDRLFDRFGNRFGFDRVTRLKPRESYIPENSFEAVAVNQSQKPASWPVYGQTSLARPLLLFRPPEPVTVLAEVPDGPPLRFEWRRQLHHITRAEGPERLSPEWWQVLEVSSRQTRDYYRVEDQEGHRYWLYRDGLYDRKGDRPRWFLQGLFS from the coding sequence ATCGAACATCGATATCGCCAACAACAAGGCCTAAAACAAGAATCTCCCCGTTTCAAAAACGCTTCTATGGGCGGCGACCGCATAGGCGAACTGGTTAGAAAAGAAGAAGCTTTTGCACTGGTCACCCACGGGGTGCGAGGCACTCGTATTGTGGCTACTAATTTGGCGGCAGAACAACAAGGTGTGACATCTGCACAATCTCTTGCAGATGCACGGGCACTTTGTCCAAAGTTAATTACTGAAGAAGCAACCCCGGAGCTGGATGCAGCAGCATTGGAGCGCCTGACACTCTGGTTATTACGATATAGCCCTATGGTTCGTTGCCAGACACCAGATGGACTGGCAATTGACATTACGGGATGCGCCCACCTCTTTGGTGGAGAAAAATCTATGCTGACTGAGATACTGGATCGGTTGCGTGGCTTTGGCCTGACAGTGCGGGGAGCGATTGCAGATACAGCAGGTGGGGCATGGGCTGTTGCCAGGTTTGGGGAGAAAGCCTCTCATGTTATCCCGGCTGGACAGCTTCGACATGCCTTGAATGATTTATCTGTCGCTGCGTTGAATTTGCCGGTCGATGATGTTGAACGGTTGGAACAGTTGGGCCTTCGGAAAATAAGTCAGTTGACCGAAATTCCGGCAGCCTCTCTCACGACCCGTTTTGGAGGCGCGCTTGTGTCGCGGTTGCAGCAGGTGTTGGGGGAAGAGGCTGACGTTTTCGACCCATTAGTGCCGCCACCTGTCTATCAGGTGGAGCAGTCGTTGATGGAGCCTGTTGTCCATCTGGACGGGGTGCAGGTTTGCCTGGAAAGGTTATCCGCAGATTTGCAGGGTGTTTTAAAAGCCGAAAATAAGGGCGCGCGATATTTTGAGCTACGGCTGTTTCGGATTGATGGGCATGTAGATCGGCTGGGCGCAGGAAGTCGGCGACTTTGTGATGACGCCGCTTATATGCAGCTTTTATTCACCGAGACCCTTACCCGATTACAGACAGATGTCGATCTGGGGTTCGGATTTGATTTTGTCTCTCTGGCAGCCTTTGGGGTCGAGCCGATGGTGGATGAGCAGGCGTCTTGGGGGGTGAGTGAGGGAAGTCATGAACAGTCCCGTGAAATGGATCGACTGTTTGACCGGTTTGGAAATCGGTTTGGCTTTGACAGGGTGACCCGATTGAAGCCCCGGGAAAGTTATATTCCTGAAAATAGTTTTGAGGCGGTTGCCGTGAACCAGTCGCAAAAGCCAGCCTCATGGCCGGTTTATGGGCAAACGTCATTGGCGCGGCCGCTTTTATTGTTTCGACCTCCGGAGCCTGTGACCGTTTTGGCGGAAGTGCCTGATGGTCCGCCGTTGCGGTTCGAATGGCGCCGTCAGCTGCACCATATTACCCGGGCGGAGGGGCCTGAGCGATTGTCTCCTGAATGGTGGCAAGTGCTGGAAGTTAGTTCACGGCAGACACGCGACTATTACCGAGTTGAGGATCAGGAAGGTCATCGCTACTGGCTCTATCGGGATGGACTTTATGATCGAAAAGGGGATCGCCCCCGCTGGTTTTTGCAAGGACTTTTTTCATGA
- a CDS encoding ImuA family protein yields the protein MSGFKQQALTHLKKQMQELASHTALKSLQQKDWQPDRRASDRVVRTNLSEFDKHLPEEGLQTGVIHEFVPARYSDFPATLGFTLCLLKAFQKERTGPVLWCSFGKRADFPNQPYPHGLTSLGFNPNDLLQVSVTAEQEFLWVLEEGLASGACPLVIGAYVGPERLYDFTASRRLALRASRRGSTLLLVRNYSSGQESEAQSSTAAQTRWRISARPSSPEFFQNTRLPGVGCPRWQVELVRCKSGRPHIWQLEWQYETHSFRLASPLVDRTSISPTTRPKTRISPFQKRFYGRRPHRRTG from the coding sequence ATGTCGGGCTTTAAACAACAGGCACTTACACATCTCAAGAAACAGATGCAGGAATTGGCTTCTCATACGGCGCTGAAATCCCTGCAGCAAAAAGATTGGCAGCCGGATCGGCGAGCCTCGGATCGGGTTGTACGAACCAATCTGTCGGAGTTTGACAAGCATCTGCCTGAAGAGGGGCTGCAGACTGGCGTCATTCATGAATTTGTTCCTGCCCGTTATTCAGATTTTCCAGCAACACTTGGTTTCACACTTTGTCTGCTGAAGGCCTTTCAGAAAGAGCGGACAGGGCCTGTTCTGTGGTGCAGTTTCGGCAAAAGAGCCGATTTCCCGAACCAACCCTATCCGCATGGCCTGACCTCCTTAGGGTTTAATCCCAATGATTTGCTGCAGGTATCCGTGACGGCGGAGCAGGAGTTTTTATGGGTTTTAGAGGAAGGGCTGGCGTCTGGTGCCTGTCCACTCGTGATAGGCGCGTATGTGGGACCTGAACGATTGTATGACTTTACGGCCAGCCGTCGGTTAGCCCTTCGGGCATCCCGTAGAGGCAGCACGCTTTTACTGGTTCGTAATTACAGTTCGGGGCAGGAGAGTGAAGCTCAATCATCGACAGCCGCTCAGACCCGGTGGCGGATCAGTGCCCGGCCTAGCAGCCCTGAATTTTTCCAAAACACACGATTACCGGGGGTTGGATGTCCACGTTGGCAGGTGGAACTGGTTCGCTGCAAAAGTGGTCGCCCCCATATATGGCAACTGGAGTGGCAGTATGAGACGCATTCTTTCCGTCTGGCTTCCCCGTTGGTCGATCGAACATCGATATCGCCAACAACAAGGCCTAAAACAAGAATCTCCCCGTTTCAAAAACGCTTCTATGGGCGGCGACCGCATAGGCGAACTGGTTAG